The following DNA comes from Streptomyces sp. Ag109_O5-10.
GAGCACGGACTGCCGGTCACCTCGCGCACGATGGGCGCGGCACAGCTGGTGGTCAGCGAACTGGTCACCAACGCGCTGAAGTACGCGCCGGGACCGGTGCTGCTGCACCTGCGCGTCGTCGACGGCGTGGTGGAGATCGAGGTCTGGGACACCGATCCCACGCTGCCGCTGGCGCGGGCCGCCGACGCCGGACGGGTGGGCCAGCACGGACTGGAGATCGTGCTGGCGGTGGTGCAGGGCTTCGAGGCACGCCGTGAGCCCGTGGGCAAGTGTGTCACCGTCAGGCTCGCGCTCTTCGACGACCCGCTGCTGGGACTCGGGCGGCCGGCCGGTGACGGTGGCCGGACGGGTGGCCGGTAGGAGCCGCCGGAGGCGGAGAGGCGAGGGGCCCGCGGCGACCTGAGGGCGCTCGGCACCCTCGGGGATTGAACCGCGACGGCCGGGGCAGACGGGCCGCTGCATGATCCACGCGAACGGTCGACACGCAGGAGGCCCCCGATGCTCTTGGCACACCCCGCCGTACTGACGGACCTGATGGAGCAGTACGAGACACTGCGCACCCTGCACGCGGACGAGGGCGACGAGGTCGTACGCCGCCGGATGGCGGACATCGCCTACACACTGTGTGTGGCGACCGGCACCAGTGACATCGACGCCGCCCTGGTCGTGGCCCGGTACCGCCTGCCCGGTGCCCGCGTCGAGGACGACTCCCTGCTCTCCGCCTGACCGCGGAGGACCGTGGCCCGCCCCGCACCGCGACTCGTGCAGATGCTGTGGAGGCCGAGGCGGCGGCAAGGCGGCGGGGCGTGACCGGCCGCCGGTCGGGTACCGCGAGAGAACAAGGTGGTACCTGCATGGACAGGCGATGTCGGAAAGCGAAACCTCGTGACTGGTCTCAGTGGTGCCGGGGACGGCCCGTCGGACGGCCTCACCGCGCTGGCCGTGTCGATGGCCGACGCCGTCGAGTGCCTCACGAACCTGTGGTCGGTCGCCGCGCAGGGCGCGAGCGTGCGGCTGTCGTCGCACCAGCTGCGCGCCCTGCGCGTCATGGACGGGCAACCGGGGATCAACCTCACCGCCCTGGCCGTGCGGATGGACATCGGGCTGCCCGCCGCCAGCCGGCTCTGCGACCGGCTGGAGGCGGCCGCCCTGCTGGAGCGGGAGCTGCATCCGCGTAACCGGCGCGTGGTGCGACTGCATGTGACGAGGCAGGGCCGGCAGGCGCTCGACGAGGTGGCCTCCCGCAGGGCGCGGCGGCTCGCCGTCGCCCTCGGTGCCATGGAGCCGGCCGATGCCGAGGCCCTCGGGCGAGGGCTCCGCGGGTTTCTGGCCGCACTGGACGCCGGGACGGGAGACGAGGACGGAACCGCCTGACGTACGTGCGGACGTACAGAGCGAGCACGAGACCGTTTCCGGGCCCGGCGGTCGGCAGCCGGGCGTCCGGGAACGCGGACGCCGCCTCACGTCACGGCGTCACGACCGCGTCCGCCCCCGCCAGTCGAGGCACACGACCAGCGCGTCGTCGTCCGCCGCGACGGCGTCGCCGCGATGACCCGCCAGCTCGCGCAGAACGGCGCGCGGCACCTCGGCGGCCGGCAGCAGGCGAGTGGACTGGATGGCCCGGGCCAGCGCCCGCTCGCCGTACGTCTCGCCCTTGGGGGAGCGCACCGCGTGCACGCCGTCGCTGACGAAGACGAGCCGGTCCCCGGGCTCGACGGCGAAGTCCTGCGCCACGTAGTCCGTCTCCTCGAACATGCCCAGCGGCAGCTGCGCCTCGAAGGGCACGCGATCGACAGTGCCGCCGCGCAGCCGCAGCAGCTGGGGTGAGCCGGCGTCCACCACTTTCGCCCGGCCCGTCGTCAGCTCGAGGTCCAGCATCAGGACGGACAGGTAGCGGCGGCCCCGGTAGTGGGCGTAGACGGCCTGGTCGGCCAGGGCCGCCTGGTCCTCGAGGGAGATTCCGGCGCGCCGCGCGTTGCGCAGGGCGCTGACGGCGAGGTTGGTCAGCAGGGCCGCCTCTATGCCCTCGCCCATGCCGTTCGTGACGTACAGCATCAGCCGGTCGGACGTGGCCGACCAGTCGAAGTTGTCCCCGAAGACGGCGTAGGCCGGCTCCAGCTGGCAGGCCAGGTCGTACTCCGGCCGGGAACAGGAGCGGCCGGGCAGCAGGTGCCACTGCATCTCCGCGGCCAGGGTGAGCCGGTCCTTGCGCCGGGCCTGGAGGTACAGGTCCGTGTCGCGCTCGGCCACGATCACCTCGTGCGCCAGCGCGTCGGCGATCTCGGCGAGTTCCGCGACGCGGTCGGCGGCCGCCTCGCTGCCGTTCAGCGTCACGGTGAGCACGCCGAGCCGGTCGCCGCGCACGCTCACCGGCAGATGGACCCGGGCCGGCCGGCCCCGGCCTTCCTCGCAGTAGGGCTCCTGGGAGCCGAAGGCCCGGCCGGCCGGGCTGCCGTGCACCGGTACCGGCGCCAGGTTGTGCGGCGCCACCGACACCGGCTGGAGCACCGTCAGGCTGTAGTCGGCCATGAACAGCTCGGCGTCCGTCGCGTCGTACCGCTCGGCCAGCACGAGGCGGACGGCGTCCAGCAGTTCGTGGGGAGCCGCTGCGCGCAGGGCGCGTTCAGCGGTTTCGAATCTGTTCACGATGGGGGATGCACCAATCTTTCTCCTGACAACGTGCGGGCCCGGCGGCGGCGCCGGGCTCCGTGCGGAGCCGCGTCTGTCGTCCCGAGGTGTCCATGGCCGGTGGCGGCGGCTAGTACGCTGAGAGGCACCCCAGTGCCTGCGAGAGTGTGACCGTGACTGCCTTCCGCCGTCGTCCTGAGCCCGAAGAGGTCGCACGCGTGACCACGCGGGCCGTCGAGCTGCTGGAGGTCGTCTGGGGCCGGGCATCGACCGCGCCCACCTCCGCCTCCCAGCTGCGCGTGCTGCACATCCTCGAGCACCACGAGGGCATCAACCTGCGGACCCTCGCCGAGTTCCTCGCCTCCACCCCGCCGTCGACGAGCCGGCTGTGTGACCGGCTGCAGGCCGCGGGTTTCGTCGAGCGCGTGGTGAGTCCGGAGGACCGGCGCGAGGTGCGGCTCCATCTCAGCACCCGGGGGCGCCTCTTCCTCGCCGATCTGCGCGCCCGCCGGGAGAACGAGTTGCAGAAGGTGCTGGCCGACATGCCCGCGGCCAAGCGCGTTGCCCTGCTGGAGGGCCTGGAGGCGTTCTGTGCCACCGCGGCCACGCAGATACACGACGAGGCTCCGGACTCCGACAGCCGGACCGCCTGAAGAGCCCTCACGGCGCCGGTGCCACCACCGCTTCACGGCGATGGCGGGCGGTGCCCGGAGCGGTCTCCGTCCACCGGATCATTCCAGGTCCTTCCCCGTGTACGTCCGACGCGGCTACTCTGTTGCCTCATGGCTATTGTTGTCAAACGGCAACTGTTCTTCGCGTGCTCCTCACTCCCTTCGGAGACCTCTTGCCGACGCGGTCCGCGGTGACCGCGCGGTACGACCCGGACGCCGGAGGCGCACGGGTGACCGGAAGCGCTTCCCGGTCCGCGACCCGGGCGCGGTGCGCTCGCGACGGCCGTGTCTCCGTGGTGGCCGCACCGGCCCTCCACGCACCGCCGTCGTGCGGTCGCGTCCGCCCGTTCGCGAACCCGA
Coding sequences within:
- a CDS encoding DUF5133 domain-containing protein; this translates as MLLAHPAVLTDLMEQYETLRTLHADEGDEVVRRRMADIAYTLCVATGTSDIDAALVVARYRLPGARVEDDSLLSA
- a CDS encoding MarR family winged helix-turn-helix transcriptional regulator, yielding MTGLSGAGDGPSDGLTALAVSMADAVECLTNLWSVAAQGASVRLSSHQLRALRVMDGQPGINLTALAVRMDIGLPAASRLCDRLEAAALLERELHPRNRRVVRLHVTRQGRQALDEVASRRARRLAVALGAMEPADAEALGRGLRGFLAALDAGTGDEDGTA
- a CDS encoding MarR family transcriptional regulator, with the protein product MTTRAVELLEVVWGRASTAPTSASQLRVLHILEHHEGINLRTLAEFLASTPPSTSRLCDRLQAAGFVERVVSPEDRREVRLHLSTRGRLFLADLRARRENELQKVLADMPAAKRVALLEGLEAFCATAATQIHDEAPDSDSRTA
- a CDS encoding ATP-binding protein — translated: MPEAAPAEVTIALDGADGCIAGARDRTSEFLTRAQSEHGLPVTSRTMGAAQLVVSELVTNALKYAPGPVLLHLRVVDGVVEIEVWDTDPTLPLARAADAGRVGQHGLEIVLAVVQGFEARREPVGKCVTVRLALFDDPLLGLGRPAGDGGRTGGR
- a CDS encoding PP2C family protein-serine/threonine phosphatase gives rise to the protein MNRFETAERALRAAAPHELLDAVRLVLAERYDATDAELFMADYSLTVLQPVSVAPHNLAPVPVHGSPAGRAFGSQEPYCEEGRGRPARVHLPVSVRGDRLGVLTVTLNGSEAAADRVAELAEIADALAHEVIVAERDTDLYLQARRKDRLTLAAEMQWHLLPGRSCSRPEYDLACQLEPAYAVFGDNFDWSATSDRLMLYVTNGMGEGIEAALLTNLAVSALRNARRAGISLEDQAALADQAVYAHYRGRRYLSVLMLDLELTTGRAKVVDAGSPQLLRLRGGTVDRVPFEAQLPLGMFEETDYVAQDFAVEPGDRLVFVSDGVHAVRSPKGETYGERALARAIQSTRLLPAAEVPRAVLRELAGHRGDAVAADDDALVVCLDWRGRTRS